The Morganella morganii sequence AACGCCGGGGCGCGTTTGGCGACAAAATACCCGGACTGCGGACGGGCCACCACCCATCCCTGGCTCTCCAGTAACTGATACGACTGTACGACAGTCATCAGGCTCAGTCCCGACTGTCTGGCACTTTCCCGTAATGACGGCAGCCGGTCACCAACCTGCCAGATATCATCTTCGATCTGCTGTTTTATCTGCTCTGCTAACTGTTCGTAGCGTGTCATGGAGCGCTCTCCGTAAAACTGTTATGGACATCTCATGACTAATTGTCACTATTATACTTTAGCAACTCATGGTGTACTGTGCCACACATTTCATCTGCGTAATTATCATTTACATAGCTATAACAACGAGAGGTCACAATGTTTGGGTTAAGTGCCCTTGAGCTTGCGCGAATTCAGTTCGCCTTCACTGTGTCGTTTCATATCATTTTCCCTGCAATCACCATCGGCCTGGCGTCATTCCTGGCGGTGCTTGAGGGGATGTGGCTGAAAACCCGCAATGAGGATTACAAAAAGCTCTTTCATTTCTGGTCAGCCATCTTTGCCGTGAATTTCGGCATGGGGGTGGTTTCCGGTCTGGTGATGGCCTATCAGTTCGGTACCAACTGGAGTTTCTTTTCTGAGTTTGCGGGATCAATCACCGGTCCGCTGCTCACTTATGAAGTACTGACTGCGTTCTTCCTGGAAGCCGGTTTCCTCGGCGTGATGCTGTTCGGCTGGAACCGTGTCGGTGAAAAGCTGCACTATTTCGCCACCTGCATGGTTGCGCTCGGCACACTGATGTCCACTTTCTGGATCCTGGCTTCCAACAGCTGGATGCAGACCCCGCAGGGGCATGAAGTAATAAACGGTGTTGTGGTGCCGGTGGACTGGTTCGCGGTGATTTTCAATCCGTCCTTTCCGTACCGCCTGCTGCATATGACAACCGCCGCATTTCTGGCATCCGCCTTCTTTATCGCTGCTTCTGCCGCCTGGCATCTGCTGCGCGGCAACAAATCCGGTGCCATGAAAAAGATGTTCTCCATGTCATTGTGGCTGATTGTGGTTCTCGCACCGCTCCAGGCACTGATTGGTGATGCACACGGGCTGAACACACTGAAACATCAGCCGGTTAAGGTAGCGGCAATGGAAGGTCACTGGGAGAACAAACCCGGGGAGGCCACACCGCTGATCCTGTTTGGTATTCCGGATAATGCACAGGAAAAAACCCGCTATGCCGTGGAAATTCCCGGGCTGGCCAGCCTGATCCTGACACACAGCCTTGATAAACAGGTGCCCGCACTGACCGAGTTCCCGCCGGAAGACAGACCGGACAACGTGTTCGCCGTGTTCTGGTCATTCCGCGTGATGGTCGGCTTCGGCATGCTGATGCTGCTGGCTGCCGCACTGAGCCTGTGGCTGCGTTACCGGGGGCGTTTATATGATTCCCGGCCTTTCCAGCGCTTTATGTTATGGATGGCACCGTCCGGGCTTATCGCGATTCTCGCGGGCTGGTTTGTGACTGAAATCGGCCGCCAGCCGTGGGTGGTTTACGGATTACAGCGCACGACAGATGCCGTTTCAGCACACGGTGAGATGCATATGAGCATCAGCCTGCTGATCTTCTTTATTGTTTATGGTTCTGTGTTTGGTATCGGCTACATCTATATGATGAAACTGATCCGCAAAGGTATCGCGCCGGAGGTGTCTCATGGGCATTGATTTACCCCTGATTTGGTTCGTCATTATTATATTCAGTACGTTGATGTATATCGTAATGGACGGATTTGACCTCGGTATCGGCATCCTCTATCCCTTTGTGAAAAGCAATGCTGACCGCGACCTGATGATGAACAGTGTCGCCCCGGTCTGGGACGGTAACGAAACCTGGCTGGTGCTGGGCGGGGCCGCGTTGTTCGGTGCTTTCCCGCTGGCCTATGCCGTGATTCTGGATGCACTCGCCATTCCGCTGACACTGATGCTGGTCGCGTTAATCTTCCGTGGTGTGGCTTTTGAATTCCGCTTTAAAGCAGATGAACATCACCGTTATTTCTGGGATCGCGCGTTTCTGATCAGCTCAGTTATCGCCACTTTTGTGCAGGGTGTAGTCGTCGGCAGCGTGATTGAAGGTTTTCCGGTTGCAAACCGCGCCTTTAC is a genomic window containing:
- a CDS encoding cytochrome ubiquinol oxidase subunit I is translated as MFGLSALELARIQFAFTVSFHIIFPAITIGLASFLAVLEGMWLKTRNEDYKKLFHFWSAIFAVNFGMGVVSGLVMAYQFGTNWSFFSEFAGSITGPLLTYEVLTAFFLEAGFLGVMLFGWNRVGEKLHYFATCMVALGTLMSTFWILASNSWMQTPQGHEVINGVVVPVDWFAVIFNPSFPYRLLHMTTAAFLASAFFIAASAAWHLLRGNKSGAMKKMFSMSLWLIVVLAPLQALIGDAHGLNTLKHQPVKVAAMEGHWENKPGEATPLILFGIPDNAQEKTRYAVEIPGLASLILTHSLDKQVPALTEFPPEDRPDNVFAVFWSFRVMVGFGMLMLLAAALSLWLRYRGRLYDSRPFQRFMLWMAPSGLIAILAGWFVTEIGRQPWVVYGLQRTTDAVSAHGEMHMSISLLIFFIVYGSVFGIGYIYMMKLIRKGIAPEVSHGH